One genomic segment of [Phormidium] sp. ETS-05 includes these proteins:
- a CDS encoding type II toxin-antitoxin system VapC family toxin: MLYLLDTNVIAIYLNRRSLILKDRLEAINPEDIAVCSVVKFELFYGAMRSGNPLKNLSRQQEFLDLFVSLPLDDLAAKKAGEIRSNLAALGTPIGPYDLLIAAIAIVNNLTLVTHNTREFERVSELRVEDWEV; encoded by the coding sequence GTGCTTTATCTATTAGATACTAATGTCATCGCCATCTATTTAAATCGACGTTCCCTAATTCTAAAAGACAGATTAGAAGCGATTAACCCAGAAGATATCGCCGTTTGTTCTGTGGTGAAATTTGAGTTGTTTTATGGGGCAATGAGAAGTGGCAATCCCCTGAAAAATTTATCCCGACAACAGGAGTTTTTGGATCTGTTTGTTTCTTTGCCTTTGGACGACTTAGCGGCAAAAAAAGCTGGAGAAATTAGAAGTAATTTAGCAGCTTTGGGAACGCCAATTGGCCCTTATGATTTACTGATTGCGGCTATTGCTATAGTCAATAATCTCACATTAGTCACTCATAATACCAGAGAGTTTGAGCGGGTGTCAGAGTTAAGAGTAGAAGATTGGGAGGTGTAA
- a CDS encoding DUF2887 domain-containing protein, whose translation MKTDKLFYRIFLNQPSLISELLHGIPPDCEFDYSTPVVKPTEVQLDGLLTPISNDVNLSDKISPMKTDKLFTEFS comes from the coding sequence ATGAAAACAGATAAGTTATTTTACCGAATTTTTCTAAATCAACCTAGTCTAATTTCCGAACTTTTGCACGGAATTCCCCCAGACTGCGAATTTGACTATAGTACACCAGTAGTCAAGCCAACCGAAGTCCAACTCGATGGTTTGCTTACCCCCATATCCAACGATGTGAACCTGTCGGATAAAATTAGCCCGATGAAAACAGATAAGTTATTTACCGAATTTTCTTAA
- a CDS encoding UPF0175 family protein — translation MQELTVSLNLPRDLLGVLDVPETNLSNRLRELIALELFREGLISSGKGGELVGKTKWDFIQLLARHNIPYFNETPEELVAEVANLEKLLDDKKK, via the coding sequence ATGCAAGAATTAACCGTTAGCTTAAATTTACCCCGTGATTTACTTGGGGTGCTGGATGTGCCAGAAACGAATTTGTCAAACCGTCTTCGAGAACTGATAGCGCTTGAGTTATTTCGAGAAGGGTTGATTTCGTCGGGTAAGGGTGGGGAGTTAGTGGGAAAAACTAAATGGGATTTTATTCAGCTTTTGGCAAGGCATAACATTCCTTATTTTAATGAAACTCCAGAAGAGTTGGTGGCAGAGGTGGCTAATTTAGAAAAACTTTTGGACGATAAAAAGAAATGA
- a CDS encoding DUF4351 domain-containing protein, with protein sequence MLDLREADVTQTRFYREVLQIGRQEGRQEGSQEGEQLGEENLILRQISRRFGALTPEQVSQIRSLSIPQRSSLGEALLDFQSLGELDSWFQDNSL encoded by the coding sequence ATGTTAGATTTGAGGGAAGCGGATGTGACCCAAACCCGTTTTTATCGGGAGGTGCTGCAAATTGGACGCCAAGAAGGTCGCCAAGAAGGTAGCCAAGAAGGAGAACAACTGGGAGAAGAGAATCTGATTTTGCGTCAGATATCTCGCCGTTTTGGGGCGCTGACTCCCGAACAAGTTTCCCAAATTCGTAGTCTGTCTATTCCTCAACGATCGTCCCTGGGTGAGGCTTTGTTAGATTTTCAATCTCTTGGGGAGTTAGATTCCTGGTTCCAAGACAATTCCCTGTAA
- a CDS encoding UPF0175 family protein produces MNQRIFQLNFPNTVAQNDEELRLLMAAKLYENGTLTSGQAAELAGLSKRAFIEAIGNYNVSVFSGLVADLEADIQNA; encoded by the coding sequence ATGAATCAGCGCATCTTCCAGTTAAATTTTCCCAACACGGTTGCCCAAAACGATGAAGAGTTACGATTATTGATGGCGGCAAAATTATATGAAAATGGGACATTAACATCAGGTCAAGCAGCAGAGTTAGCAGGGTTAAGTAAAAGAGCATTTATTGAAGCGATCGGCAATTATAATGTTTCCGTTTTTAGTGGATTAGTTGCAGATTTAGAAGCGGACATTCAAAATGCCTAA
- a CDS encoding DUF86 domain-containing protein, with amino-acid sequence MKPDSQTLLDIVKAARLVVQFQEKTEKPAYLTNPEKQSAMIYQIMIIGEAVKRLSPEFRRQYPEIPWSAIAGMRDKFIHDYDEVDLDIVWMTATQEVPVFLSMISPLVPMDAK; translated from the coding sequence ATGAAGCCAGATAGTCAGACATTACTCGATATTGTTAAAGCAGCAAGACTTGTTGTCCAGTTCCAAGAAAAAACTGAAAAACCGGCGTATTTAACCAATCCAGAGAAACAATCAGCGATGATTTACCAAATTATGATTATCGGAGAGGCGGTTAAAAGACTTTCTCCAGAATTTCGCCGCCAATATCCAGAAATTCCTTGGTCAGCGATCGCGGGAATGCGAGATAAGTTCATCCATGATTATGATGAGGTGGATTTAGATATCGTTTGGATGACTGCTACGCAAGAAGTGCCGGTGTTTCTTTCTATGATTTCACCTTTAGTTCCGATGGATGCTAAATGA
- a CDS encoding nucleotidyltransferase family protein, whose product MKALKINLPKAAIAEFCQRWQIIELAVFGSVLRDDFNLDSDIDFLFTFSPEAQWGLFKVMEIQEELENLVGRPIDFVSKNAIERSENWLRRQEILGTAEIIYEAR is encoded by the coding sequence ATGAAAGCGCTTAAAATTAATCTACCCAAAGCAGCGATCGCGGAGTTCTGTCAGCGCTGGCAAATTATTGAGTTAGCAGTATTTGGTTCTGTGCTGCGCGATGACTTTAATCTTGACAGCGATATAGATTTCTTATTCACCTTTTCCCCCGAAGCCCAGTGGGGATTATTTAAAGTGATGGAAATTCAAGAAGAATTAGAAAATTTGGTGGGGAGACCTATCGATTTTGTCAGTAAAAATGCCATTGAACGGAGTGAGAATTGGCTACGTCGTCAAGAAATTCTAGGAACCGCAGAAATTATCTATGAAGCCAGATAG
- a CDS encoding NB-ARC domain-containing protein, producing MNLKEMLKLADDLVFAKTGQHLDDLQKAVLRGTVQGETYQEIADDSHCSESHVRNVGSELWQILSEMLGEDIHKSNLRATMERLQVSIFSDNSLRDSVKIGIVNICRETLPFSDIPKRENYLKNPEATATETLHQDLSEMPDLRICYDRTDELKTLKQLVIQENCRLVTIEGMSGIGKTTLATELIREIQDEFDYVVWRSLEKCPTFAKLETNLIDFFPSRQESN from the coding sequence ATGAATCTTAAGGAAATGTTAAAACTTGCCGACGATCTGGTGTTCGCAAAGACAGGTCAGCACCTCGATGACTTGCAAAAAGCGGTACTCCGAGGGACAGTCCAAGGTGAGACATACCAAGAAATCGCCGATGATTCTCATTGTTCGGAAAGTCATGTGAGGAATGTGGGTTCTGAGTTGTGGCAAATCCTATCAGAAATGTTAGGGGAAGATATCCATAAATCAAATTTGCGAGCCACAATGGAACGCTTGCAAGTTTCTATTTTTTCCGATAATTCTCTCCGAGATTCTGTAAAAATTGGTATCGTAAATATTTGTCGAGAAACTTTACCTTTCTCAGATATACCCAAGAGAGAAAATTATCTGAAAAATCCTGAAGCCACAGCAACAGAAACCCTGCATCAAGATTTGAGCGAAATGCCGGATTTGCGGATTTGTTACGATCGCACCGATGAACTAAAAACCCTGAAACAATTGGTGATTCAAGAAAATTGCCGCCTTGTCACCATCGAGGGGATGAGTGGCATTGGCAAAACGACATTGGCAACCGAACTCATCCGTGAAATTCAAGATGAATTTGACTATGTAGTGTGGCGCAGTCTGGAAAAATGCCCCACTTTTGCCAAACTGGAAACCAACCTGATTGATTTTTTTCCCAGCCGTCAGGAATCCAATTAG
- a CDS encoding DUF29 domain-containing protein, which translates to MSSVNVISQIYEQDYPEWLNITLKQLQNRELENVDWEHLIEEIAALGNEQRHKVESYLLRLLIHLLLYDYWESEKEWSGKGWETEIDNFRLELDLLFESKVLYNYCVQVLDKIYQKARKNAIRKSQLSPDIFPDNCPYSLAEILSPEWLP; encoded by the coding sequence ATGTCATCAGTAAATGTTATTTCTCAAATTTATGAACAAGATTATCCTGAATGGTTAAACATTACTCTCAAGCAGTTGCAAAATAGAGAGCTAGAAAATGTTGATTGGGAACATTTAATTGAGGAAATAGCCGCTTTGGGAAACGAGCAAAGACATAAAGTAGAAAGTTATTTGTTAAGGCTTTTAATTCACCTGCTGCTTTATGATTACTGGGAATCGGAAAAAGAGTGGTCTGGTAAGGGATGGGAAACAGAAATTGATAACTTTAGATTGGAGTTAGATTTGCTATTTGAGTCTAAGGTTCTTTATAACTATTGTGTCCAAGTCCTAGATAAGATTTATCAAAAAGCTAGAAAGAATGCGATTCGGAAATCTCAGCTATCTCCAGACATATTCCCAGACAATTGCCCGTATTCTTTAGCAGAAATTCTCTCTCCCGAATGGTTGCCTTGA
- a CDS encoding DUF2887 domain-containing protein, which translates to MPPDCEFDYSAPVVKEKEIRLDGLLTPISNDVSLPLVFLEAQMQTDTEFYGRYFAGIFFYLHQYKIKRPWQGLLILRSRSLDLGSEIPYQSLLSSSVTRLYLEDLLSGENLSPNLSLLKLVVMPETEAAAIAKSILTRVQSQKDFEKYLDLVEAILVNKFDNLSIEEIRSMLDLREADVTQTRFYREVLQIGRQEGRQEGRQEGEQLGQQLGEANLIVRLLSRRFGALSPEQVSQIRSLSIPELESLGEALLDFQSLGELDSWLQENSP; encoded by the coding sequence ATTCCCCCGGATTGCGAATTTGACTATAGTGCGCCTGTAGTGAAGGAAAAAGAAATCCGTCTCGATGGTTTGCTGACCCCGATATCCAATGATGTCAGCTTACCCTTGGTGTTTCTCGAAGCCCAAATGCAGACTGACACCGAATTTTATGGTCGCTACTTCGCGGGAATATTTTTTTATCTGCATCAATATAAAATTAAAAGACCGTGGCAAGGATTGTTAATCCTACGCAGTCGCAGTCTGGACTTAGGGTCAGAAATTCCCTATCAAAGTCTGTTATCCAGTTCAGTGACGCGGTTGTATCTAGAGGATTTACTGTCCGGAGAAAACCTCAGTCCGAATTTGTCCTTGCTGAAGCTGGTGGTGATGCCTGAGACAGAAGCGGCTGCGATCGCCAAATCGATTTTAACCCGTGTCCAAAGCCAGAAAGACTTTGAGAAATACCTCGATTTGGTCGAGGCTATACTGGTAAATAAATTTGATAATTTGAGCATTGAGGAGATACGCAGTATGTTAGATCTCAGGGAAGCAGATGTGACCCAAACTCGTTTTTATCGGGAGGTGCTGCAAATTGGACGGCAAGAAGGACGCCAAGAAGGACGGCAAGAAGGAGAGCAGCTAGGACAACAACTGGGAGAAGCGAATCTGATTGTGCGGTTGCTCTCTCGCCGTTTTGGGGCGCTGAGTCCCGAACAAGTTTCCCAAATTCGTAGTCTCTCGATTCCTGAACTGGAGTCCCTGGGTGAGGCTTTGTTGGATTTTCAATCTCTTGGGGAGTTAGATTCCTGGTTGCAAGAGAATTCCCCGTAG